In Gouania willdenowi chromosome 17, fGouWil2.1, whole genome shotgun sequence, one DNA window encodes the following:
- the LOC114478958 gene encoding CTD small phosphatase-like protein isoform X1 produces MDHMSIITQVSNPKEEEVISFNQEKASQSNSSLKSKRSRSIFSTFLCCFRNYNVEPPATNTSALPPPVEENGSPPKCDQVEVIPVPSQPAKYLLPEMKISDYGKKCVVIDLDETLVHSSFKPISNADFIVPVEIDGTVHQVYVLKRPHVDEFLQKMGELFECVLFTASLAKYADPVADLLDQWSVFRARLFRESCVFHRGNYVKDLSRLGRELNNVIIVDNSPASYIFHPENAVPVQSWFDDMNDTELLDLLPFFEGLSKEDEVYGVLQNLRGR; encoded by the exons ATGGATCACATGTCCATCATTACCCAAGTTTCTAACCCAAAGGAGGAAGAAGTAATATCCTTCAATCAGGAAAAGG CGTCCCAGTCAAACAGCAGCTTAAAGAGCAAGAGGAGCCGCAGCATCTTCAGCACATTCCTTTGCTGCTTCCGCAACTATAATGTTGAGCCTCCAGCCACAAACACCAGCGCCCTCCCTCCACCTGTGGAGGAGAATGGATCGCCTCCCAag TGTGACCAGGTCGAGGTCATCCCTGTTCCTAGT CAACCAGCCAAATACCTCCTACCAGAGATGAAAATATCAGATTATGGCAAAAAGTGTGTGGTGATTGATTTGGACGAAACACTCGTTCACAGCTCTTTTAAG CCAATCAGCAATGCTGACTTCATCGTGCCCGTGGAGATCGACGGTACCGTTCATCAG GTGTATGTGTTAAAGAGACCTCACGTGGATGAGTTTCTCCAAAAGATGGGCGAGCTTTTTGAATGTGTGCTTTTCACTGCCAGCCTTGCAAAG TACGCAGACCCTGTGGCAGACCTGCTGGACCAGTGGAGCGTGTTTCGAGCGCGGCTCTTCAGAGAATCCTGCGTTTTCCACAGAGGCAACTACGTCAAAGACCTGAGCCGCCTTGGGCGAGAGCTCAATAACGTGATCATTGTTGACAATTCACCTGCCTCCTACATATTTCATCCAGAAAACGCT GTCCCAGTTCAATCATGGTTTGACGACATGAACGACACGGAGCTTCTGGACCTGCTGCCTTTCTTTGAGGGACTCAGCAAAGAAGACGAGGTTTACGGGGTTTTGCAGAATCTGCGGGGCAGGTAG
- the LOC114478958 gene encoding CTD small phosphatase-like protein isoform X2, with translation MDHMSIITQVSNPKEEEVISFNQEKASQSNSSLKSKRSRSIFSTFLCCFRNYNVEPPATNTSALPPPVEENGSPPKQPAKYLLPEMKISDYGKKCVVIDLDETLVHSSFKPISNADFIVPVEIDGTVHQVYVLKRPHVDEFLQKMGELFECVLFTASLAKYADPVADLLDQWSVFRARLFRESCVFHRGNYVKDLSRLGRELNNVIIVDNSPASYIFHPENAVPVQSWFDDMNDTELLDLLPFFEGLSKEDEVYGVLQNLRGR, from the exons ATGGATCACATGTCCATCATTACCCAAGTTTCTAACCCAAAGGAGGAAGAAGTAATATCCTTCAATCAGGAAAAGG CGTCCCAGTCAAACAGCAGCTTAAAGAGCAAGAGGAGCCGCAGCATCTTCAGCACATTCCTTTGCTGCTTCCGCAACTATAATGTTGAGCCTCCAGCCACAAACACCAGCGCCCTCCCTCCACCTGTGGAGGAGAATGGATCGCCTCCCAag CAACCAGCCAAATACCTCCTACCAGAGATGAAAATATCAGATTATGGCAAAAAGTGTGTGGTGATTGATTTGGACGAAACACTCGTTCACAGCTCTTTTAAG CCAATCAGCAATGCTGACTTCATCGTGCCCGTGGAGATCGACGGTACCGTTCATCAG GTGTATGTGTTAAAGAGACCTCACGTGGATGAGTTTCTCCAAAAGATGGGCGAGCTTTTTGAATGTGTGCTTTTCACTGCCAGCCTTGCAAAG TACGCAGACCCTGTGGCAGACCTGCTGGACCAGTGGAGCGTGTTTCGAGCGCGGCTCTTCAGAGAATCCTGCGTTTTCCACAGAGGCAACTACGTCAAAGACCTGAGCCGCCTTGGGCGAGAGCTCAATAACGTGATCATTGTTGACAATTCACCTGCCTCCTACATATTTCATCCAGAAAACGCT GTCCCAGTTCAATCATGGTTTGACGACATGAACGACACGGAGCTTCTGGACCTGCTGCCTTTCTTTGAGGGACTCAGCAAAGAAGACGAGGTTTACGGGGTTTTGCAGAATCTGCGGGGCAGGTAG